The sequence below is a genomic window from Labilibaculum sp. DW002.
AAAAAACATCAGAGAAATACATGGAAGGATAGCAGTTTTGCTATCCTTTTTTTGAGCAATAAACTCTTAGAAAATCCCTCAGATAACATAAGTTTGAAGCGTACACGACCTGTTCGTTATCGTACGGTATTGTATTGTTGGTTTAATTTTAATGTATTGATAGTAAGAGTGATGCGTTTTTCGGCACTATATGTGAAAGGATTGGTGATGTGTCAGTTTTAATAGAAATACTACGCCATTTTGCTGTGGATTTGCACAGAAATCTAATGTGGTAGTAAAGTAGACAATTGAAACCGATCTGTAACCAATATTTTTTACTGTAGTCTAATTAACTACAGATCTAACCGTGTTAAAGTTATTATTATGAGAGAGAGATTACTAGTAGCCATTTTACTGTTGTTTACTTATACAGTTAGTGCAGAAACAGAAATGATTGCTGTGGTAAAAAGCGGTTCGCTAACGGGAATTGTTATTGATGTAAAGACTAAAGAACCTTTGCCATATGTAAATGTGGTGATACGAGATGCAAACAACCAAATATTAACCGGAGGGATTACCGATGATAAAGGAAAGTTTAGTATAAAGAAAATTGCGAAAGGAAAGAATGTTATTGAAATTCAGTATATAGGTTACAAGCCTTTTGTGAGAGAGCTTAATTTCACAGCTAAAAATTCAACTTTTAAGCTTGGTACTATTCGTCTTGAGGAAGATGCTGAAGTTCTTGGTGAAGTAACCGTAAGAGCTGAATTATCGACAGTAACTCAAAAGATAGACCGAAAAGTGGTTAATGTGGGTAAAGACCTGACCGCAGCTGGTTCCACAGCTTCAGAGGTTTTGAACAATGTGCAGTCGGTAAGTGTCGATAGCCAAACAGGAACGGTTAGTTTAAGAGGAAACGAGAACGTTAGGATTTTGGTTGACGGTAAACCGACTAATATTAGTGCGGCACAATTGCTACAGCAAATACCATCCACCTCTATTAAAAGTATCGAACTAATTACCAATCCATCTGCAAAGTACAACCCTGAGGGGATGAGCGGGATTATTAATATCGTGCTAAATAAGAATGCGAATATCGGATTTAACGGTAATGTGAATGTGGGTATAACACGAGGTGAAAACACACGTATGAATGGTTCTTTAGACATGAACTACAAAACTGGTAAGGTGAATTTTTTCATGAACTTTGGTGCTAATGGAGGAAAAAGAGACAATTATGGTGATGTGTTAAGAAGCTCTCAAGCTGCGAATGGCGATGTTGTTCTTGATAATGATATTTTACAGAAATTTAGTTTCCTAAGCGATAATAATTCCCAGTTGCTAAAGGTAGGTGCCGATATCTATTTAAATAAAAAGAATACACTTTCCTTTTATACCACACAGAATTTGCGCGATGGTGTATTTGATGGTACAACAAAGATTTACAGAGGAGCAATGTTGGATTATCATAGTTTAATGAAATCGGAAACGGATAATTCTACAGGTACTTATAATATTAACTATAAAATTGACTTTGAAAAAGAAGGACACAACTTGGAGTTTGAAGCAACTTACAGTAAAAGTGATTCTCCTGAAGATGCAACTTATACCGAATTACTTAATCCAATTGACCTGACTTCGAATTATATAGATGATATTAATAATGATTACGCGAATACACTTCTAAATCTGGATTACACAAACCCATTGTCGGAAAATACAAAGTTGGAATTAGGGTTGGAGTATAGAACGAATGATACTGAGAATTCAAGAGTAACCAATCAGCACGATTTTACAAATAATGAAATCGGCAATTCTGCTTTTACATACGACAGAAGCATCTATTCGGGATATGTGAATTTAAATCACAAAATAGATAAGTTTTCGATGCAGATAGGTGCTCGATTTGAGCATTACAAGGTAGACGGAAGCTTTGCCAAAGGAGCTGAAAGAGCTAAGTATACCGATGACCGTTTTACGGTGTATCCTTCTGCATTTTTCACTTTTAATCCGAGTGAGAAAAATCAATTTCAGTTGAGTTACAGCAGGAGAGTAGACAGACCTTCTATTCAGCAGGTCAATCCGATTAGAGAGTGGAGTACGCCTTTGATTAGTTCATTTGGTAATCCAAACCTGGATCCTCAGTTCACGAACTCCTTCGAATTAAATTATACAAAAGGCTTAAAGAAAGGTTCTGCTACAGTTGGGGTGTTCTACCGAAGAGTAAATGGTAATATTTCGAGAGTATTGAACAAAGACCCTTTGGATGTTGAAAAAGTGGAAATGTCCTTTTATAATACCGATAGCAACGATCGTTACGGTGTTGAGTTGTCGGCAAATTACCGATTCGTTAAGTGGTGGTCGATGAATGCCAGCTCCGATTTGTATATCCAGAAAGAGACAGGGGTATCGAATGGAGATAATCTGGAGATCACAAACAATTCCTTTAACGTTCGAGTATCGAATAGCTTTACAGCAACTAAAAAATTGAGATTCCAATTGTTTGCCATGTATCGTGGCGGAGGAGAAGATCTTCAGTTCGAAGTGGATCCAATGTGGATGATTAACACAGGCGTAAGTTATGCTGTACTGAAAGGAAAAGGAAGAGTAACCTTTAGAGTGAATGATATATTTGAAGGCATGAAATTTAAATTTAAGTCAGAAGTGCCTTATAAGCAGGGTGGCGAATTCCATTGGGAAAGCAGAACGGCCTATTTAGGCTTTTCGTACCGATTTGGTAGTGGAAAAAACAAAGCCAAAAGAAGAAAGCATAGAGATAATCGTGAAACACAAGGTGGCGGTGGATTTATGTAGACCCTATTTCAATTATATACATTTGTTTTAATAAAAATCTCCCTATTCTATTTTGAGTAGGGAGATTTTTTCTTCTACGGATAAACAGGAACGAATGAAGAGACCTGTCAGCGTCAAGCTTGTTTCCTAATTTGATTGTATTATAGTTTAAAAAGTAGTTAACTTCCCCGTAGGAAATACATTAAAGAAAAAAGAGATCCTCAATGAAAAAATTGCTAAGCACCTTATTGTTTTTTCTGTTAATCGGAATTGGTTTTGCACAAACAACTCCAGAGAAATTAAGCGAAGCCGCCATAAAATTAACAGAACAAAAGGTTATTTATGACCCAAGCTATTTCTCAATTGCCTATCCAAATGGAGATGTGCCAGCAGATAGAGGTGTATGCACGGATGTAATTATTAGAGCATACCGTGAATTGGGCGTTGATTTGCAGAAAGAGGTTCATGAGGATATGCGAGCTAATTTTTCTTTGTACCCAAGTATTTGGGGACTGAAGCATACCGATAAAAATATAGATCACAGAAGAGTGCCTAATTTGATGAAGTTTTTCGAGCGACACGGTAAGGTGAAACCGATAAACCAAAATGCTGCATATTATTTGCCTGGCGATGTGGTGTGCTGGAACTTAGGGGGAGCAACTACTCATATTGGTATCGTAATCAATAAAAAATCTAGAGATGGTAAGCGCTTCTTAATTGTGCACAATATTGGAGCTGGGCAAGTAATTGAAGATTGTTTGCTAGACTACCGAATTATTGGTCACTATACTTATTAATAATTTCGTTCAGGTTATCCCTGATTTGTAATCAGGGACCATGAGTTTAGAATTTTCAATTCATTAGTGTTGAAAGTCGGATTGTAAATCCTTAACTACTTACCTGTAAATTGCAAATTTACAAGAGCTACTAGGTTTTCTATTAGCTAATTTTGTGAATAAAAGTTAAAAAGTGAACGTTCATTCGCTTTGTGATTTATTTTATTTATATTCGTTCTATCAAAATCATAAAAAATAAAAACGAATTAATAGAATGAAGAATATTTCAAACACAATTTGGACAGGCGTTAGGATTCTCTTTGCCATTTTCATGATCATGGGTGGTGTGCAACATTTCTTAAAACCAGATTTTTATCTTCCTTTTGTACCTGACTTTCTTCCGTTTAAAATGGAAGTGATTTACATGTCAGGTTTGCTTGAAATTGCTTTGGGGGCTTTGCTTTTGCTAAAGAAATATGCAAGAATAGCCGCAATGGGTATTTTCATTTTAATGGTATTATTCTTGCCCATTCATGTTTGGGATGTCTTTTCAAGTACTCCTGCAATTGGAACGCACAAAGCTGCACTAATCCGATTGCCATTTCAATTTCTATTTATGGCAATAGCATGGAAAATAAAGCAAGTAGTACTAATAAATCAGAAGTAATTACAAGCATTATGGCAATAAGAGAGAAAAGTAAGGAGAAGCGGAATGCATTGTTGAATGCAACTTTAAGTTTGGTGAATAACAATGGTTTTCATGATGCACCAATGTCGAAAATAGCAAAGATGGCTAAGGTATCACCTGCTACGATCTACATCTATTTTGTAAACAAACAAGATTTAATTAACCAGTTGTATCTGGAAAGGAAACAAGCATATACAGAACGTGCTTTCGAAGGATATTCAGAGGTAATGCCAGTTAAAAAAGCATTCGAATTAATCTGGTACAACATTGCCGATTATAAGTTAAAAGAATTAGAAGAATCGTGGTTTTTATCGCAATGTGATAACACAACGATGATCGAAGAGAAGGTTAGACAAGAGGGTTTAAAACACTTACAGCCTTTGTTGGATTTGTGGGAACGTGGTCAGAAAGAGGGAATTATAAAAGATGTTTCGCCATATGTACTATACGCGTATGCAATTAATTCATTATCTTTTTTAATGAATATGCAAAAACGAGAGTTGTATCAATTTGATAAGAAAAGTTTAGATGAGGCATTTCAGGCTGCCTGGGATAGCATAAGAATATAAAGATGGGAAAGACAGCAATTGTATTAGGAGCAAGCGGATTAACAGGAAAGTTATTGTTGAATCAACTTTTGGAAGATGAAGATTATACAAGCGTTAAAATCTTTAGCCGAAGGAGTTTGAAATTGATACATCCTAAGTTAAAGGAGTATGTTGGAGATCTTCTAAAATTGGAAGAATTCAAAAAGGATTTTACAGGCGATGAGGTGTTTTGTTGTATTGGAACTACAGCGAAGAAAACGAAAGACAAAGCGATTTATAAGAAAATTGATTTTGGAATTCCTACATCAGCAGCAAAATTAGCTAGAGCGAATAAGATTAAAAGTTTTGTGGTGATTTCGGCCTTAGGGGCAAATCACAAAAGCAATATCTTTTACAATCGAACAAAAGGAGAGATGGAGAAAGTGATTTTAAATCAGAAAATTGCAAACACCTATATTTTAAGGCCATCGCTTATAAAAGGAAAAAGAGAAGAAAATAGATTGGGTGAGGGAGTTGGAGCCTTTTTCATGAAAATGGTAAATCCTTTTTTATGTGGAGGATGGAAAAAATACCGCGCAATTGAGGCGGAAACAATTGCAAATGCGATGCATGCTTTAGCGCAGGCAAAACCCGATTACAATATCATTGAATCAGACAAAATACAAGCAATAGGAGCCTATCTGTAAAGATAGTTAGGCTTTTTTTATCCTCGAAAGAGAATGAACATTCACTAATAAAAAAGATAAAATTACAATATGAAAGCAATACAATTAAACAGCAGACCAGTAGGCGTACCGCAATTATCAGATTTTAAATTGGTGACAGAAGAACAGCCGAAAATTAAGGCTGGAGAAATGCTTTTGAAGGCATCTTACCTTTCTGTAGATCCCTATTTACGAGGTAGAATGATGGAAGGTAAATCGTATATCGCACCATTCGAATTGAACGAAACCATGAGCTCTGGTATGATTGCAGAGGTTGTAGAATCAAATTTAGAAGGTTTTAGCAAAGGAGATTTCGTTTCGGGTATGTTGGAATGGAAAGAGTACCAGGCTTCTAAAGGTGAGGAATTAATGAAAGTAGATGGCCAAAGAGCTCCTTTATCTTCTTATTTAGGTGTTTTAGGAATGACAGGCTTAACGGCCTATTTGGGCTTAACAGAAATTGGGAAACCAAAAGCTGGCGAAACAGTTGTGGTATCTGGTGCAGCAGGTGCGGTAGGAAGTGTTGTTGGTCAAATTGCGAAGGCATTGGGATGCCGCGTGGTTGGAATTGCCGGTAGCGATGAAAAAGTAGAGGAGCTAAAATCGAATTATGGTTTTGATGCAGGAATCAACTACAAGACGACTGAGAACATGACAAAGGCTATTGCGGAAGCTTGTCCTGAAGGAGTAGATGTTTACTTTGATAATGTTGGCGGAGAAATTTCCGATGGCGTAATGATGAATGTGAATCAATTTGCAAGGGTGATTGTTTGTGGAGCAATTTCGATGTATAACGCAACAAGTATGCCTATGGGACC
It includes:
- a CDS encoding NAD(P)H-binding protein codes for the protein MGKTAIVLGASGLTGKLLLNQLLEDEDYTSVKIFSRRSLKLIHPKLKEYVGDLLKLEEFKKDFTGDEVFCCIGTTAKKTKDKAIYKKIDFGIPTSAAKLARANKIKSFVVISALGANHKSNIFYNRTKGEMEKVILNQKIANTYILRPSLIKGKREENRLGEGVGAFFMKMVNPFLCGGWKKYRAIEAETIANAMHALAQAKPDYNIIESDKIQAIGAYL
- a CDS encoding NADP-dependent oxidoreductase, encoding MKAIQLNSRPVGVPQLSDFKLVTEEQPKIKAGEMLLKASYLSVDPYLRGRMMEGKSYIAPFELNETMSSGMIAEVVESNLEGFSKGDFVSGMLEWKEYQASKGEELMKVDGQRAPLSSYLGVLGMTGLTAYLGLTEIGKPKAGETVVVSGAAGAVGSVVGQIAKALGCRVVGIAGSDEKVEELKSNYGFDAGINYKTTENMTKAIAEACPEGVDVYFDNVGGEISDGVMMNVNQFARVIVCGAISMYNATSMPMGPRLDSILIKNSVLKQGFIVFNYAEKYGEAMSHIAKWLQEGKLKSTETIVEGFENTPQAFIDLFEGKNKGKMIVKI
- a CDS encoding TonB-dependent receptor domain-containing protein; translated protein: MRERLLVAILLLFTYTVSAETEMIAVVKSGSLTGIVIDVKTKEPLPYVNVVIRDANNQILTGGITDDKGKFSIKKIAKGKNVIEIQYIGYKPFVRELNFTAKNSTFKLGTIRLEEDAEVLGEVTVRAELSTVTQKIDRKVVNVGKDLTAAGSTASEVLNNVQSVSVDSQTGTVSLRGNENVRILVDGKPTNISAAQLLQQIPSTSIKSIELITNPSAKYNPEGMSGIINIVLNKNANIGFNGNVNVGITRGENTRMNGSLDMNYKTGKVNFFMNFGANGGKRDNYGDVLRSSQAANGDVVLDNDILQKFSFLSDNNSQLLKVGADIYLNKKNTLSFYTTQNLRDGVFDGTTKIYRGAMLDYHSLMKSETDNSTGTYNINYKIDFEKEGHNLEFEATYSKSDSPEDATYTELLNPIDLTSNYIDDINNDYANTLLNLDYTNPLSENTKLELGLEYRTNDTENSRVTNQHDFTNNEIGNSAFTYDRSIYSGYVNLNHKIDKFSMQIGARFEHYKVDGSFAKGAERAKYTDDRFTVYPSAFFTFNPSEKNQFQLSYSRRVDRPSIQQVNPIREWSTPLISSFGNPNLDPQFTNSFELNYTKGLKKGSATVGVFYRRVNGNISRVLNKDPLDVEKVEMSFYNTDSNDRYGVELSANYRFVKWWSMNASSDLYIQKETGVSNGDNLEITNNSFNVRVSNSFTATKKLRFQLFAMYRGGGEDLQFEVDPMWMINTGVSYAVLKGKGRVTFRVNDIFEGMKFKFKSEVPYKQGGEFHWESRTAYLGFSYRFGSGKNKAKRRKHRDNRETQGGGGFM
- a CDS encoding DoxX family protein; the protein is MKNISNTIWTGVRILFAIFMIMGGVQHFLKPDFYLPFVPDFLPFKMEVIYMSGLLEIALGALLLLKKYARIAAMGIFILMVLFLPIHVWDVFSSTPAIGTHKAALIRLPFQFLFMAIAWKIKQVVLINQK
- a CDS encoding TetR/AcrR family transcriptional regulator, encoding MENKASSTNKSEVITSIMAIREKSKEKRNALLNATLSLVNNNGFHDAPMSKIAKMAKVSPATIYIYFVNKQDLINQLYLERKQAYTERAFEGYSEVMPVKKAFELIWYNIADYKLKELEESWFLSQCDNTTMIEEKVRQEGLKHLQPLLDLWERGQKEGIIKDVSPYVLYAYAINSLSFLMNMQKRELYQFDKKSLDEAFQAAWDSIRI
- a CDS encoding DUF1287 domain-containing protein, producing the protein MKKLLSTLLFFLLIGIGFAQTTPEKLSEAAIKLTEQKVIYDPSYFSIAYPNGDVPADRGVCTDVIIRAYRELGVDLQKEVHEDMRANFSLYPSIWGLKHTDKNIDHRRVPNLMKFFERHGKVKPINQNAAYYLPGDVVCWNLGGATTHIGIVINKKSRDGKRFLIVHNIGAGQVIEDCLLDYRIIGHYTY